Proteins encoded together in one Phycisphaerae bacterium window:
- a CDS encoding PEP-CTERM sorting domain-containing protein, with protein sequence MAGTRQACAKVIIAVTLLAALQATARAEYLPSFQGLGHLTGAPHASVANGVSADGTVVVGVHTIDNGNARAFRWTPTSGMVALPSSAESVAYAVCADGSAIVGKAKGMYGADYAACWTDNGMVQLPELPGGGYGGASAFGISADGAVIVGADSASNGTEAFRWDSAGIIGLGDLAGGIFQSHAFDVSDDGNVIVGWSYSAAGGEAFRWVPGSGMTGLGDLPDGCFSSVANAVSADGLVIVGRGCSESGQEAVRWMGTGGPLSLGDLPGGTTESEAFAASGNGSVIVGRGTTDSGRAAFIWDIVHGMRSLADVLTQECGLDLAGWQLESAKCISPDGLIIAGYGKNPGGETEAWIARLPEPGTGALGLWAAALLAWRRRTRAAAVPRRLAR encoded by the coding sequence CCGAGCTTCCAGGGCCTGGGCCACCTGACCGGCGCACCGCACGCGAGTGTCGCCAACGGCGTGTCGGCCGACGGCACTGTGGTCGTGGGCGTGCACACGATCGACAACGGCAACGCCCGTGCGTTCCGCTGGACGCCCACCAGCGGCATGGTCGCGCTCCCGTCGAGTGCCGAGAGTGTTGCCTACGCCGTGTGCGCCGATGGCTCGGCCATCGTGGGTAAAGCCAAGGGCATGTACGGCGCCGACTACGCCGCATGCTGGACCGACAACGGAATGGTCCAACTGCCAGAGCTTCCCGGAGGTGGGTATGGCGGAGCCAGCGCCTTCGGTATCTCGGCCGACGGAGCCGTGATCGTTGGGGCCGACTCGGCTTCCAACGGGACCGAGGCGTTTCGTTGGGATTCCGCCGGCATCATCGGCCTCGGCGACCTGGCGGGCGGTATCTTCCAGAGTCATGCATTTGATGTCAGCGACGACGGCAACGTGATCGTGGGCTGGAGTTACTCCGCGGCCGGGGGGGAGGCGTTTCGTTGGGTACCTGGAAGTGGCATGACCGGCCTGGGCGACCTGCCAGATGGCTGTTTCTCAAGTGTCGCGAACGCGGTGTCGGCTGACGGGCTCGTGATCGTCGGGCGCGGTTGCTCTGAAAGCGGACAGGAGGCGGTACGCTGGATGGGCACAGGCGGTCCACTGTCTCTCGGCGATCTGCCTGGTGGTACGACGGAAAGCGAGGCCTTTGCTGCATCTGGCAACGGCAGCGTCATCGTCGGACGCGGCACGACAGACTCGGGACGGGCGGCTTTCATTTGGGACATCGTGCACGGCATGCGTAGCCTCGCGGACGTCCTCACGCAGGAATGCGGCCTTGATCTGGCAGGGTGGCAACTCGAATCGGCGAAGTGCATCTCTCCCGACGGTCTGATCATCGCCGGCTACGGCAAGAACCCCGGCGGTGAGACTGAGGCGTGGATTGCGCGCCTGCCCGAGCCGGGCACTGGCGCCCTCGGACTCTGGGCCGCCGCGCTACTCGCTTGGCGCAGGCGAACACGAGCCGCTGCGGTGCCGCGTCGGCTGGCCCGATGA